The Pseudomonas sp. Marseille-Q3773 DNA window AGCGAGATGAATGGCACCGGCTTCGCCGGTGTTCGCGGGTGAACCCGCTCCCACAGGTAATGCGCAGCCCTCTGGAACGGCGCGATCCTTGTGGGAGCGGGTTCACCCGCGAATGCAATCTCGAATTGAGTGCAGGTTCGATGATCAACCTCACCCCCTGGCTCAACGCCCCCGCCTGGTACATCGCCTTTTCCGGCGGCCTCGACTCCACCGTGCTTCTGCACCTGCTGGCCGACTACACCCGCAATCACGCATCGCCTCCGCTGCGCGCCATCCACGTCCACCACGGCCTGCAAAGCGCCGCCGATGCCTGGCCCGCCCATTGCCGAACCGTCTGCGACCATCTCGGCATCGAACTCCAGGTCATCCACGTCCAGGTTGCCCCCGGCGCCAGCCTCGAACAGGCCGCCCGCAATGCCCGTTATGCCGCCTTCAGCCAGCTGCTCCGCCTGGGCGACATCCTGTTCACCGGCCAGCACCGCGACGACCAGGCAGAAACCCTGCTGTTCCGCCTGCTGCGCGGAGCCGGCCTGCGTGGCCTGGCAGCGATGCCGGGGCAACGGCGGCTAGGGCAGGGCAACCTGGCCAGGCCTTTGCTGGGGTGGTCCCGCCAACAGTTGCGCGACTACGCCGAGGCGCATCAACTGGCCTGGATCGAAGACCCGTCCAACGCGGATAGCCGATTCGCCCGCAATTACCTGCGCGCCGAAGTATTCCCGCACCTGCAGCAGCGTTGGCCACAGGCCAGCCAGAACCTTGCCCGCGCCGCCGAGCACCTTGGCGAAGCCCTGGGCCTGCTGGACGAGCTTGCCCAGGGCGATCTGGCGCTTGCCGAGGAGGGCGCTCCGCTGGCCTGGCCCGGGCTCGATTCGCTCGACCTGGCCGCCCTGGTTGCGCTGTCACCGGCCCGTCAGCGCAATGCCTTGCAGTACTGGCTGAGCCGGCGAACCCGTTTGCCCGACACCCGGCACTGGGCGGGTTGGGCCGACCTGCGCGATGCCGCCGCCGATGCCCAGCCGGTATGGCGGCTGGGCGATGGGCAACTGCTGCGCAGCCACGGGCGCATCTGGTGGTTGAGCGGCGACTGGCTACAACAGCCTGGCGCAGGGCTGGCGTGGCCCGATCCCGGCGAGCCTTTGCGGCTGCCGGGTAACGGTAGTGTGCGGCTGGTTGGCGCAGTACCTGCAGGTAGCCTGCGCATTGCCTACCGCCAGGGAGGCGAAGTGCTGGACATCCCCGGCCGTGGCCGACGCGAACTCAAGCGCCTGCTCAACGAGCTGCAGGTGCCGCACTTCCTGCGCCCGCGCCTGCCATTGCTGTACCAGGGCGAGCGCCTGCTGGCGCTGGCCAACCTGCCCGGCCTGGTACAGGCGGATTGCCAGCTGGATTGGCAGTTGCCGACGAACGCGCAAGGTTTGAGCTGAAGGGTACATTCGGGTAGACTACCCTCCCTTCTTGATACAGCTTCTGTGGGTTCCGCGAAAACACAGGAGTTGCCGATTACCAAGCAGTTTTTTGCTGGGCTGATTCTGAAAATGACGAGCGAGCTCCATGCCGGGGATACCCCTGGTCTGTACAGACGCGGCAGTTTTTCGAGATGCACTGTGATTGACGCAGGTGATCGGGGGCTTCGGCCTTCCTTCGCTTTCTCCGGCGGCGCTGGCCGCCTTAACGCAGACTTCTAGG harbors:
- the tilS gene encoding tRNA lysidine(34) synthetase TilS produces the protein MINLTPWLNAPAWYIAFSGGLDSTVLLHLLADYTRNHASPPLRAIHVHHGLQSAADAWPAHCRTVCDHLGIELQVIHVQVAPGASLEQAARNARYAAFSQLLRLGDILFTGQHRDDQAETLLFRLLRGAGLRGLAAMPGQRRLGQGNLARPLLGWSRQQLRDYAEAHQLAWIEDPSNADSRFARNYLRAEVFPHLQQRWPQASQNLARAAEHLGEALGLLDELAQGDLALAEEGAPLAWPGLDSLDLAALVALSPARQRNALQYWLSRRTRLPDTRHWAGWADLRDAAADAQPVWRLGDGQLLRSHGRIWWLSGDWLQQPGAGLAWPDPGEPLRLPGNGSVRLVGAVPAGSLRIAYRQGGEVLDIPGRGRRELKRLLNELQVPHFLRPRLPLLYQGERLLALANLPGLVQADCQLDWQLPTNAQGLS